In Drosophila santomea strain STO CAGO 1482 chromosome 2L, Prin_Dsan_1.1, whole genome shotgun sequence, a single window of DNA contains:
- the LOC120456678 gene encoding uncharacterized protein LOC120456678, whose protein sequence is MAIDVCSTSKGTFERAGVWSSSDQKFPVINMEYQQYLSKQLTLFHNHLLFDYGVLIKAATCIAFGAVCGLIMSLITFLVYKAAIGLGVKPRACDDEDKYDDLDLDVHMKYGYDRMLSQCQELSDWLVRTQ, encoded by the coding sequence ATGGCTATAGATGTCTGCTCCACTTCAAAGGGCACATTTGAAAGAGCAGGCGTGTGGAGCAGCTCAGATCAAAAATTTCCAGTAATCAATATGGAGTATCAGCAGTATCTAAGCAAACAGTTGACCCTCTTCCACAACCATCTACTCTTCGACTATGGAGTACTGATCAAGGCGGCCACTTGCATTGCCTTCGGCGCCGTGTGCGGCTTGATAATGAGCCTGATCACATTCCTGGTCTACAAGGCAGCAATTGGCCTAGGAGTCAAGCCGAGGGCATGTGACGACGAGGATAAATACGATGATCTCGACCTGGACGTGCACATGAAGTATGGGTATGACCGGATGCTGTCCCAGTGCCAGGAGCTTAGTGATTGGCTTGTGAGAACACAGTAA
- the LOC120456687 gene encoding uncharacterized protein LOC120456687, with the protein MIPNPIEIVCVHVVQPIIDFLGYLLWDVHFIGFLAGVAILGIILGLILGILSVIWYKSTRDEKTEQSYPEEGVLANGKKDT; encoded by the coding sequence ATGATTCCCAACCCCATTGAAATTGTCTGTGTCCACGTGGTCCAGCCGATCATTGATTTTCTCGGCTACCTACTATGGGATGTCCACTTCATCGGCTTCCTAGCTGGCGTTGCCATCCTGGGAATCATCCTGGGACTCATCCTTGGGATCTTGTCTGTAATTTGGTATAAGTCCACACGGGACGAGAAAACCGAGCAGAGTTACCCTGAAGAAGGTGTGTTGGCCAATGGAAAAAAGGACACCTAA